The Apostichopus japonicus isolate 1M-3 chromosome 6, ASM3797524v1, whole genome shotgun sequence genome contains a region encoding:
- the LOC139968982 gene encoding uncharacterized protein: MDNSKQQLLMIPDRAGVKKYLRAGSKRTTKVRAFHISYDKINQRSPPRTAKGTEHGGKKVDTRKRSKAPKSRSGTSKSQVLTTSHPPNHDTSYQDEVATKDMQTISGRQSAQNSSDCENISPKTNSRVGNLTRSFRKSAHEKTESVRKNHCDTSVVTSDDAIHPAKVLPTTKKSRQGDSIKRGNPVSIHPSPSGTKEVSVLSKDEDAAQAALSSPLVRSRRRRTTQSEVENESGLPEQFPNGASAQIVGNSASRTSVHVQRGDEDPSESEDENVRSGQDDYSDEDSDVDADAGTVNPPIKDISEVHLRRLEGMSPLDLRDGDRSGVIRSRLDSESGVMDSLGRDEVENESLNSGKGKRSSSKSGSQRSRSVRSTRNTKTINKTTGKPTKKISRTSKEQIIEDDEEDFQTSSVSEVADPDAGDLSRRETSQTIDKLVTPEKVSERKANSSSSRRYRKQTNSEIGYVDEGSESLEEGANQEEAKKLAKLQRKLGGMSPLDRTLDLLAKSRAQLRSNMSSSSPSTVTNWKVAVKPNTNKAKGTEKGSTSVSKAHGNKVKSSLVKKSRSGKELKKKAIGNMKTITTPKMVLDSDVEVEETEDEGQVFSSESEMGDEAIPPISTAKRKSSDLCDLDILLNCIQEEGKISRNDMKNKRLKTVHDKIISDTTDDILELLELKVQLKRIILSEKKTQTEVTKKRKELLELQQHQRSLHGRISDVKKMKESATNDNANEEEIEEFLNSLGNLYKEDASSMSCGGN; this comes from the exons GAAGAGAACAACAAAAGTTCGAGCATTTCATATAAGTTATGACAAAATCAACCAACGCAGTCCACCGAGAACTGCAAAGGGAACAGAACATGGTGGTAAAAAG GTTGACACTAGAAAGCGGTCGAAAGCACCCAAAAGTAGAAGTGGCACCAGCAAGTCTCAAGTTTTAACAACAAGTCATCCACCTAACCATGATACCAGCTACCAAGATGAAG TGGCTACCAAGGATATGCAGACCATCAGTGGTAGACAGTCTGCACAGAATTCTTCAGACTGTGAAAACATATCTCCGAAGACCAATTCAAGAGTCGGGAATCTAACAAGGTCTTTCAGGAAGTCAGCACATGAAAAAACAGAGTCTGTCAGAAAGAACCATTGTGACACTTCGGTGGTAACTAGTGACGACGCAATCCATCCTGCTAAAGttttgccaacaacaaagaaatcGAGACAAGGTGACAGTATTAAACGGGGAAATCCAGTGTCAATTCACCCTTCTCCGAGTGGAACCAAGGAAGTGTCAGTTTTGTCCAAGGATGAAGATGCTGCTCAAGCTGCGTTGTCTTCGCCTCTCGTAAGATCGAGGCGGCGAAGGACAACGCAGTCAGAGGTAGAAAATGAGTCAGGCCTTCCAGAACAGTTTCCAAATGGTGCCAGTGCTCAAATAGTCGGCAACAGTGCATCAAGAACATCAGTGCACGTCCAACGTGGAGACGAAGATCCATCGGAATCTGAGGATGAGAATGTACGGAGCGGACAAGATGACTATTCGGATGAAGATAGTGATGTGGATGCAGACGCTGGCACTGTAAATCCTCCAATAAAGGACATAAGTGAGGTCCATCTTAGGAGACTAGAGGGAATGTCTCCGCTAGATTTAAGAGACGGGGATAGAAGTGGTGTTATAAGAAGTAGACTTGACAGTGAGTCAGGAGTGATGGACAGTCTTGGAAGAGACGAGGTAGAAAATGAATCCTTAAACTCTGGCAAAGGCAAGAGATCTTCAAGTAAATCTGGTAGTCAAAGGAGTAGAAGTGTAAGATCGACCAGgaacacaaaaacaataaataaaactacGGGAAAGCccacaaaaaaaataagtaGAACATCTAAAGAACAAATAATTGAAGACGATGAAGAAGACTTTCAAACGTCATCTGTCTCTGAGGTCGCTGACCCTGATGCCGGGGATTTATCTCGGAGAGAAACAAGTCAAACCATCGACAAATTGGTAACGCCGGAAAAAGTATCGGAAAGGAAAGCGAACAGCAGTAGCAGCAGACGTTACAGGAAACAGACCAATTCAGAAATTGGATATGTCGACGAGGGTAGCGAAAGCCTCGAAGAAGGGGCCAATCAAGAAGAAGCTAAGAAATTGGCTAAGCTACAGAGAAAGCTCGGAGGAATGTCTCCTCTCGATAGAACTCTG GATTTACTGGCCAAGTCAAGAGCCCAACTTCGTTCTAATATGTCATCGTCATCCCCTTCTACGGTGACCAACTGGAAGGTCGCTGTCAAGCCGAACACCAACAAAGCGAAAGGCACAGAGAAAGGCAGTACCAGTGTTTCTAAGGCACATGGAAATAAGGTCAAATCCAGTCTAGTGAAAAAATCAAGGTCAGGCAAGGAGCTCAAGAAGAAAGCCATTGGGAATATGAAGACCATCACAACGCCCAAGATGGTTCTGGACTCTGATGTGGAGGTAGAGGAAACTGAGGATGAGGGACAGGTATTTTCCTCCGAGTCAGAAATGG GTGACGAGGCTATCCCACCAATCAGTACCGCAAAACGAAAAAGCTCAGATTTGTGCGACCTGGATATTCTGTTGAATTGTATACAAGAAGAAGGCAAAATATCCAG AAAtgacatgaaaaacaaaaggttgAAGACTGTTCATGACAAGATAATCAGTGACACTACAGACGATATTCTCGAATTG CTTGAATTAAAGGTTCAACTGAAACGTATCATCCTCTCGGAAAAGAAAACCCAAACGGAAGTAACGAAGAAGAGAAAAGAGTTATTGGAGCTCCAGCAACATCAGAGAAG